GGCGGCGGTGGCATCCGTAGGGCAGGGTTGGCGCCGATGGCGTCCGTAGGGCGGGGTTGGTGGCAGTGGCGTCCATAGGGCGGGGCTGGCAGTGGTGGCAACGGCAGCAGCGTCGGTATGGTGGATCTGCCGGTGAGATCCATCAAAGCACTCCATGTAATCATTCCGTTTGCAATGACATACGTGTATGAATATAGATTCGGTTCTCTTTAGTCAACCGAGACAAAATCTAGGAATTGCCTTAATCCACAGGTAAACTTGCAGATAGCAATCAGCATGACAGTTCCACATTCTGACAAAATCATGAATGAAAATCAGGAACGAAGAATTCACTGAATTTTATGTTAACAATTGGGATTGATTTTACCATTTACAATTTTTTCTAGTGGCTCAATTTATATTGACATTTTATGCACTGAGTTAAAAACTTTAAATAAGTTCAATTTGTTCACCTGCAGTACTGTATGTGGTTAAACAATTAGAAGTTTGACTTCATCTTCAAATGTGATATTACTTTTGTAGTGGGTGCAACATATATTGAACATTTTCTAGGGAGTGCAGAGCATAGAAAAGGTTGGAAGCCACTGACCCATACAAGTTCTGGAAGAGATTAGTCTATATTTTGGAGGTTACACTGCACAGTGTATATTTTCATTATTGACAGTTCTACTGTTGTTTaatgcatttttttttcatttggcaTCAGTCTGCACTTAGCAGTTTTTACGAAGAGGGTGATGAGGAGGCAGCCAGTGAATCCTTAGGTGACCGTCCAGAAGCTGAGGGAGCACCCAGTGCACCGCAGAGGCCATCATCACAACCTACACCCCTCCAGAGGTACTTAATCTTACTATTACTAATAGTCTTGTGTGGCTCTTATTGCTTGAAAGATGCAAGATTAAAAGTCAAGTGTGGAATGCGTGTCCAGTTTTGTTCTTGTAAAAATTTTAAATAATACTGTACATAGAGTATTTGGAATAGCTACAGTGGGGGGAGACATGAAGAGAGTGGTAGTGGTCATTTACAACCAACAACCAATCATCAGGAAGCCTGAAAGTAATGTAAAAGGCAAGCCACAATGCCTTGGGCATTCAGGGTTAAAACTTTAATGCTTGAAGATTATAAGCAAGTAAGGCTAGGGGAAATTAGTTTGAAATAGTGTATGTTTGGCATATGTGAGAAATGTATAACTAAAATATTTTCTTTGTTTCATGTAAACTATAGAGCAGTGATCAACATGGATCATGACAGTGACAGCAGTGGCGAGGAAGATGGCCAGGCATTTTATGCTGGTGGTTCAGAGCATTCTGGCCAGCAGGTTCTGGGTCCACCCAAGAAGAAATCTGATGTTGTCGCCAAATTATTTAAATCTGCAAAAGAGTGAGTGCTACTTATGTGTGttaatttatttataaattaatTCTGCATCTCTTGCCTTTTCTTTTATAacctgtatactgtatatatctgTATAACTTGTATActtctaaatatataaagtatTGCCAACTTTGTTTCAGACATGGGGCAGAGGTTCTAGAAAGTGGACGGGAAGGGAAGAAacccaagaaaattacctttggtGGTACTGGGTATCGTCTGGGCGAAACTACTGATGACACCCAGGGTAAGAATTGGACAAATTCCAAAGGAATGTAACCATTACCCTGTATTTATATACAAATCTTGTAGCATTGTGTGAATTAATAATAGTGGCATAATTGAAAATACGGTATTGGGGAAATGAAACGGTAGTTTGAGTCTGCCCCTTGTTTGCTTCCTTAGCCAGGGCCTGGGTCCACTTAGGACACCATTCATGTGCCAAGCTCTAAGCAACCTTTATCCCTCCATGACAAGTCATTTTATAAAGGATTTTCCTGTGTAGTTTAGTCAGGTAGATAGTGGAAAGTTTGTTTTATTAATGTAAAAAGAGTGCAAGCAAATAGCAAGTATGACTTGAATTGGTAATGCATCAGTGAAGGTGAAATATGGGGGAGCTGCCAGTATTGATGAGGTTTAGACAAATTGTGTATAGATGGGATAATAAAGGTGGTATAGTTAAGTAAACTATGAGAGTCTTGTGTGTGTAGACACTagttgttatggtggtgttggagagaGAAGAGAACCATGTGTCAATTTACAATTTTATAGCAACTATATTAAGAGTAATATAGTTGTTCCAAAGTTCCTCCAAAAGtctaaaaagggggggggggagcatttcTTATGAGCTAACAGCCTGATTTttttttactcccccccccccccctcacacacacaaaagtcaGTAATGGGTAATGATGATGTGGCTAAACTATACAAGTAACATTTCTATATATTTCAGTAATACCAGACAGTTCAAAGAGAGAAGATCGACCACGTGATGTTACACTGAAGATGTGGCGGACTGGTTTCACTGTGGATGATGGGCCTCTTCAAGCTTATGATGACCCAGCAAATGCAGAGTTCTTGAATTCCATTAGGAGAAGGTGAATGCTTCTGTTATTACTTTAAGGAGTGAGGatagtataataataattcattgtgtttggGGGgataggcagccagtgtatatactgTATGCACGGTAGGTTTATGTTGACCTTCCCCAAAAGGTCAAACTATTTAACCCTCTCTAGGATGCAATCCCACAACAAGTGAATCTTTGGTacacatttactgctaggtgaacaggggcattgggtAATAGTTAGGAAAcatacccaaccatttctgtcccgtccaGGATTTGAATCTGGAATTCTCAATTGCAAGTctagaacgaacccaactgtactgtGGTACTATGCAGTCACATAAATAACATACTCCTCGGGGACAAGACCatacaaatttatatataaaaaggaTTTTACCATACTTCAAAATACAGCAGGCCATTGACCAATGTGTAAATGTAGAGTATGGGTATAGAGTATGTGGCTGGCAATGTCTTGGTCATAGGTTCGCACCACCTCTCAGCcatagtggattttctcatgaaAATGTTATCTTTTGTTCCCTGAATATGTACGATTGATAAAAAATTGGTCCTGGGCAAAACTATCATTCTTATTTTACTATAGGCCTTGGTACTTCTAGTGTATATTGTTTCTCACATTAATAAACATGGAATATTTCTTTATAAATGGCATGAATAGGTTGGATTTTATACAATTATAGATGGTTGAGGGAGGAGGAACACCCAGGCAGCAGTCTCACTTCCTCCCCACTACATGCTTTACATCAATGAGCTTTAACAAATGTTATTTATTGGGTCACTTTTGTGTAGACTGTGTGTGATATACACAGTGACAAGGAACGCCGAGTTGTCAGGCCTGGGCAACGAGTGTGTACATAGTTTGAGTCAGGGTAGTACACTAGTATTAAATAGTAATACTTCTGATAGTAGTATGTACTACTTAGTATATAGTATTTTTAAGAATGTCTATATTTTGTAGGAACCATATGTTGGCTAACCAACTACAGTATTGTATTCTTATTGTAGTAGCTTTATATAAGAATTGGAGAACAAGACAGTATCAGGGACAACTAACAGTCAATTTACCTCAATGCTTAAAGATTTGGATACTTTTCCTAAACCACATCAAAATATGATCATAAATATTAGAACATTCCAGTTTAGCAAACATAGGTGTCTTGTCATTTTGTTCCCCATGTATGTGTGCATGAGCACATCTGCAGCGAAATTGTTTACTTCCACTTGCAGATTCAAGTAACTTCATTTATTGTTACAGTGAAGTGCCCCTAGAGCTGATTCGAGAGGCAAGAGGTGGGGAGGTGTATATTAATATGGCTGACCACCGCCATGAAGATTATGCTCCATCTAAATCAGCTCGGAAGGCATTTACTGGTTCTGGACACACATTAGGCAGGTATGATACTACGTATTTAGTTTTAAGTTAAAAGGGCATGATAGCGGAATATTGTGTAATGGGCAAGGTTATGGCAGCAGTGAGTCGTATACAGATCTTAAATTAAGTACTGTATATGATTAGGACTTATCAAACTATATTACCATATCAGACATGTCCCCCAGAAGGCAGATTTAATTTTGGATGCTGTTTCGAGTTTCGTGATGCATATCGGTCGCATAACATATGACGCATAACTTTTGTGTGTAGAAGCTGTTAATAATGTAACTTGCCCTATCTTAATGTCTAAGTGTCCTAGATAAAAGTTTTAAAAAGTTAATCATTATTGCAATTCTAGCCCAGCACCCATGGTGGTAGGCCAAGAAACCCAACCTACTGGAGCAGTTGGTGGAGCAAGCAAGACTACTGCTCTTGTAGGAGCCTCCTCACCTCTTAAGACATTAGAGCACACTGCTCAAGAAAATCTAAGGGTTAACATGACAAAGCCCGTCACAAACATTCAGGTATGTACTTAATAACAGCTTTGTATCAGAATTCATTTGATGTTCTTTGGGATCTGCCCTTTTAATAGATGGTGACCATGATAGACTCATCTAAGTATTCTTACCATGTAATAGCTTTAAATATTTATAAGGATGCTGCATGTGTAATATGTTTTAAAAGAGTTCTGTATTCAAACTCTCATAATGCTTTCTTCTCTTTTTACTGTGTAATCTTGGTTGTCTCTTGCTGTACGCTGTTAAAGCAGTTTATCCATAGCCAAGTGTCTGACTTGACTAAAATATGACTAGcttaatttaacattaattaatttTCCATATGAATAATTTTGATTAATTAATAATGTGAATTCTATACAGATTTTTTAACTTAGCAGGCATAACTTTATGAATATTTTAGATATGGAAAATTGATTAGCATCATCTggtcatgatttttagtacattgTTTTATTTTCCAGATTCGTTTACCGGATGGTTCTCGTCTTGTGATAAAATTAAATCACTCGCACACTGTAGGGGATATTCGGGAATTTATAGTGACTGCTCGGCCAGCCCTTGAAACGGCAGAGTTTGCTCTTATGACCACTTTCCCATATGCAGAATTGACGAATGCCTCTCAAACTGTAGCAGAAGGAAAACTTTTAAATTCTGCTATAGTTGTAAAAACTAAATAATAAcagagatggatagatagatcaaCCAGAAATGTGCACTTCTAAAATTACGATGCTTTCAGATGTGCTTATTACAATATTTTCATCCAAGGAAGAATATCTTGacaaaaatattgactaattagtGATATATTACTTAGTTAGGCTAAAAGCAAATGCTTTGTATAATTTTTTCTATAAATAATAAGGATATTGATATGCTATGAATTTGTATACAGTATATGTTTGCTTGATAATTTATATTTTGTATTCAGTAATGAAGTAGCAATAGTTTCATCAGCAATTGTTTTTTTTACCTTTATATAGTAGTGTTTCATTTCTTAGAATTGTCTTTATTGAACGTTTTCTCCATTTGTAAGCATTATTTGGCAGCCTCTACATTTAACACTGTTTgctacagtttgaaattactgtaAGTGGAATTTTTTAATAGTATGGATTTTATTATATTTAAATGTAAAATGAAAGGTTCTGATAACCAAATTTATTTAGCAACACATGGAAATTAGAAACTGTTAAATTTACATTTTCTCTTGACTAAAATATCCCAGTTCTAGCCAAATTGAACAGGCATTATTTTCCTTTAAAACATCTGTATATTAGCATAATTCCACCTTCCAACTGTATTGTTACCACTGTTGACTTCTATATTTAAGTCTAATAATTCACTTGATTTGATAAGGAAGCAATAATTCTGTGATTATAATACACAGGATTGATATtaaccaaataaaaaaaaaatgcgtAAATTTGCAAGTACAATGCGTACACAAGATTCTCCCATTCCGTTGTAATGAGTACATTATGTACACAAGATTGTCCCATTCCGTTGTAATAAATGTCTTCTTCACTATTTGTGTTGTGTGTTCATCATCTTGTTTATTTACTCTTTATATTCTTAATGTATGTGCATATTTAATAAAGATATTAGTTCCTAACTGGGTACAAAAATCAACGACTATTAAAATATTTGTGAACCTATGAACACACAAGTTATTGGCACTGATAAATTCACATAGGCTGTTTGAGATAGTGACAATTGGAATATTGATAATGTCAAGTATTCCCAGGCATCTACATAGAGAAGACCTGTTACACCACCAAATAGACAAGTGATTAAGACAGTACTGTACAAGCTACTGTGTTAACAAGGACCCAACGAATCTAACTTTTGTTAGGTCAGATATACATGCTATAGTCCTTTAATTTGTTTATGCAGTATATTAGCAGCATTTTAAGAGATTAAATTAATTATTACATGAAAATAGTTGGCTTGCAGGCACCTTCTCTTATTTTGGATGTTGGTCCTTAATATATATTTCTTAATAGATAtttttttacccccccccccatcccagatAGGCCCAGTTTTTAACACAttaaattatacaatatttgaatgATACAATATATAAAGggcccctgacagctgagtggacagtgcttcggattcgtagtcctgaggttccgggttcgatccccggtggaggtggagacaaatgggcaaaatgtttctttcaccctgatgcccctgttacctagcagtaaataggtacctgggagttagacagttgcttcctgggggatgtgtaacaaaaaggaggcctggtcaaaggcggggatgctaagccccgaaatcatatcgaGAAAACCTCAAGatacaatatacagtacagtatataatcatacacaaatGCATTGATTTTGTGTTTTAATACATAATTGTGCACGAGAAATAGGGTACATTAATTTTGTCAAATACCTTTTTGTAGCACAGGCTCTTTATATCTCAATAGGAGTAAAATGCACCTGCACCTTGAGCTATTTCCTCTGGGTTTGAGATCTGGACAGGGAGGGTTGACTGGGAACCGATCCTTAActgttatatatatacactggctagaACCTCAAGTGACGAGTGCCTCAATTGGCGAGCATTTTGAGTAACGAGCGCTCAGATCGCCGACAATTCATCTCGTATGGTGAGCGCTCATTTGAATAATGACAACCACAGTGGTGGGGTCACACTGCTTCTCGCACATTCTCAGACGCCTCTGACGATGCAAATAAATTGTTTTTTTgtttaatgatgctgggatataaaggggtgactactatgatgttgcaaagcattgactttAATGTAGGAAAAAGAAATTAAATTTTTTGAacaacaacaaatgtcaaaaaggtttgttcagtgttcggcaggtaggctgctccataatGACATTGTTctgcctgccgaacaccgaacgaacttttttgacatttgttgttttTCTTGTTCATAAGGAGGAAATGACAAGCAATTACAATGGAGCCTCCGTGTAAACCCTGGTTAACTCTAGTCAGCCGTACTAAAAATTATGTTTTTATTTTCTTGGGTAATCAAAAGAACATTGTTAAAATTACTTATTTTGACAACTTTATTCTAAATTAGTTTATACAGTACATCTTAATAAACAATTTTCAgcatttttttgtatatttttacaaatattaaaaataaagataaaattaTAAATCGATAAAAAGTACATCAACAACCTAGTGCCTTCTAaattgttttttaaatttctcataatgAAAGTCATCTGTTGCTTTCTCTCCATGAGGTCTCTTCGGAGCAATGGTGGAGATTttaacaccacctcccaccacaggCTCCACAATCTTCTGCACTTTCTTCTCCTTCTTCTTTGCAGGTCCAGCTTCCTCCAAGTTAACTGAATCAAAAGGTTATTAATATATTAGTAAAGTCATACATGGACTAGAATATAGCACTAGtagtttttattattaaaaataaataaattactaattttatGAAATAACTAATATCTGAGCTAGCCCCTCAGCTGATCCAATACTGTACCAAAGATCTGATTCACCCAGCATTGGACCAGTTATGTCATGCCACTATTTACATTAACCTCACCATGAATGGAATAATTAAAAGCATTCTAGTCTGTGAAACTGGAGATTACCCACAATCTActttcccccttcctccccaaaaATGTGTAATTCATCTGTAAAGTCCTGCAAGAAATACTTTCCTGGATTGCTGGAGCAATGGCCtccaacaaccaggaggcctgctAGAGGACCAGccaaaatcatcgcaaggtaagatAATCCTAGAAATACACTCAATCGTCATAAAATAAATTATCAGCTTAAACATTTCTACAATGTGACAAAGGAACAACATAAGATTTAATGTACCAAATCACATCACAAAGAGAAAATAACCTCTAGGAAAGTTTCTACCTTTGTTCAATATAAGCGAGTCCcatttaatatacagtatattaaataaTACCATAATTCCAAAAAGattgatatactgtactgtagttaTCTCATTTAACTGCTATAAAAActtacatctgttgtgctgcacaAAGTTAACAGCCATATTTTTGGGCACAAACTCTGAAGGTCTTTCTTTCTTCATCATGCTTTCACGCAGCAACTTCTGCTTAGCTTCTTCTGTGGCTTCAATATTGCGAATTTTGGCTTCGAGACCCAAGTCTACTTCAGGGATACCACTCAACATCTAAAATGAGTTAATTTGGCATGAACCTTATGCtacattatacagtatataaatatgcAATACTCTATTATATTACAGTGGGGAAAACAGACACATCGCTTGAAATATTTTAGGGCATTACGTGATATTCAACCCATGAGATGTCCAACGGCGGTGTCAAGAGAAGCTGATATTCATTAAGGATAACTATTATACATTTAATGgtacacacttaggtaattacacacac
This genomic window from Procambarus clarkii isolate CNS0578487 chromosome 62, FALCON_Pclarkii_2.0, whole genome shotgun sequence contains:
- the p47 gene encoding NSFL1 cofactor p47 yields the protein MADREALVAQFTAVSGVDSERARFFLESAAWNLESALSSFYEEGDEEAASESLGDRPEAEGAPSAPQRPSSQPTPLQRAVINMDHDSDSSGEEDGQAFYAGGSEHSGQQVLGPPKKKSDVVAKLFKSAKEHGAEVLESGREGKKPKKITFGGTGYRLGETTDDTQVIPDSSKREDRPRDVTLKMWRTGFTVDDGPLQAYDDPANAEFLNSIRRSEVPLELIREARGGEVYINMADHRHEDYAPSKSARKAFTGSGHTLGSPAPMVVGQETQPTGAVGGASKTTALVGASSPLKTLEHTAQENLRVNMTKPVTNIQIRLPDGSRLVIKLNHSHTVGDIREFIVTARPALETAEFALMTTFPYAELTNASQTVAEGKLLNSAIVVKTK